Proteins from a genomic interval of Apteryx mantelli isolate bAptMan1 chromosome 5, bAptMan1.hap1, whole genome shotgun sequence:
- the LOC106494834 gene encoding glycerol-3-phosphate acyltransferase 3 encodes MEDVGSLAARVAAVWLALVLALIVVPSALGVSLGISEAYMRLLVRTLEWATIRIEKGVKKAQPQMLKTPVANGIIERDETTMEKEIAGLHRVDFEFSDIFYFCRKGFEAIVEDEVTQRFSSEELVSWNLLTRTNVNFHYISLRLTIVWVIGVVVRYCFLLPLRFTLAAIGITSMIVGTTMVGQLPNSNVKSYLSELVHLTCSRILVRALSGTIHYHNKENKPQKGGICVANHTSPIDAIILTNDGCYAMVGQVHGGLMGVIQRATVKACPHVWFERSEVKDRHLVTKRLREHVADKSKLPILIFPEGTCINNTSVMMFKKGSFEIGGTIYPVAIKYDPQFGDAFWNSSKYNIVSYLLRIMTSWAIVCNVWYMPPMVRKEGEDAVQFANRVRSAIARQGGLTELPWDGGLKRAKVKDTFKEEQQKNYSKMLVRNGSIGNLSTGTESD; translated from the exons ATGGAGGACGTGGGCTCGCTGGCGGCGCGGGTGGCCGCGGTGTGGCTGGCGCTGGTGCTGGCCCTTATCGTGGTACCCTCCGCGCTCGGGGTGTCGCTGGGCATCTCCGAGGCCTACATGCGACTGCTGGTGCGGACCCTGGAG TGGGCTACTATACGGATAGAAAAAGGTGTCAAAAAGGCACAACCACAGATGCTCAAAACTCCTGTTGCTAATG GTATCATAGAAAGAGATGAAACCACTATGGAGAAAGAAATTGCAGGTCTGCATCGAGTGGACTTCGAATTCTCCGACATATTCTATTTCTGCAGAAAAGGGTTTGAGGCCATTGTGGAAGATGAAGTCACCCAAAGGTTTTCTTCTGAAGAGTTGGTCTCCTGGAATCTCCTCACAAGGACTAATGTCAACTTCCACTACATCAGCCTGCGGCTGACTATTGTGTGGGTCATTGGGGTTGTGGTGCGGtactgcttcctgctgcccctaCG CTTTACCCTGGCTGCCATTGGGATTACCTCAATGATTGTGGGGACAACAATGGTAGGGCAGCTGCCAAACAGCAA TGTGAAAAGCTATCTGAGTGAACTTGTCCACCTCACATGCTCCCGGATCCTTGTCAGAGCTCTCTCTGGTACTATCCATTACCATAACAA GGAAAACAAACCTCAGAAAGGAGGCATTTGTGTGGCCAACCACACATCACCGATAGATGCAATCATTTTGACAAATGATGGATGCTATGCAATG GTTGGCCAGGTTCATGGTGGACTAATGGGAGTTATTCAGAGAGCCACAGTAAAGGCCTGTCCTCATGTCTGGTTTGAACGCTCAGAAGTTAAAGACCGCCATCTAGTGACAAAAAG GCTGAGGGAACATGTGGCAGATAAGAGCAAACTTCCAATCTTAATTTTTCCAGAAG GCACCTGCATAAATAATACATCTGTGATGATGTTCAAGAAGGGGAGCTTTGAAATAGGAGGGACAATCTATCCCGTTGCGATCAAG TATGATCCTCAGTTTGGAGATGCATTCTGGAACAGCAGCAAATATAATATTGTGAGCTATCTGCTGCGAATAATGACCAGCTGGGCCATTGTGTGCAATGTGTGGTACATGCCACCAATGGTTAGAAAG gaaggagaagatgCTGTTCAGTTTGCCAACAGAGTGAGGTCTGCCATTGCTCGCCAAGGAGGACTGACTGAACTTCCCTG GGATGGAGGCCTGAAACGAGCTAAAGTCAAAGATACTTTCAAGGAAGAACAGCAGAAAAACTACAGCAAGATGCTAGTAAGAAATGGATCAATAGGAAATCTGTCTACAGGAACAGAGTCAGACTGA